In the genome of Drosophila yakuba strain Tai18E2 chromosome 3R, Prin_Dyak_Tai18E2_2.1, whole genome shotgun sequence, one region contains:
- the LOC6536311 gene encoding parafibromin: MADPLSLLRQYNINKKEIVERDSQIIFGEFSWPKSVKTNYLKYGSGKKGAPREYYTLECLLYLLKNVMLQHSVYVRQCAAEDIPAVNRPDRKELLAYLNGETPTCASIDKSAPLEIPTQVKRAAEGEPSSVEVAAKKARFEETQVQKVREQLAARWDVNQKETAVNMDNIKSLSETMSVEKIAAIKAKRLANKRTTIKRTDNDETMGTDLRAILDYDVDSTKDIISRERQWRTRTSILQSTGKIFAKNIFAMLQGIKAREEGRNRPQVPNPIKMPEPARIAKPQPQLSQYNRYDQERFNRQKEETEGFKIDTLGTYHGMSLKSVTEGSLAQRKAQANNLPGAPGGIPGAAAVRPKELLPAAQARQLPANGPSKRPSRTPIIIIPSANTSLITMLNVKDILQELRFMSTAEKKLQGCQRDSEVLLQRKRNNQTVSYRVIDNPIKLSQQDWQRVVAVFVMGPQWQFKGWPWDGNPVEIFSKICAFHLCFSELKLDSNVERWSVTLLRLSQNKRHLDRAVLSKFWETLDKYMAKYKPDLRF; this comes from the exons ATGGCCGATCCGCTCAGTCTGCTGCGGCAGTacaacataaacaaaaaggAGATTGTCGAGCGCGACAGCCAGATTATCTTCGGCGAGTTCTCCTGGCCGAAGAGCGTGAAGACCAACTATCTCAAATATGG CTCCGGCAAGAAGGGCGCTCCACGTGAGTACTACACGCTGGAGTGCCTGCTGTACCTGCTCAAGAATGTGATGCTGCAGCACTCGGTATACGTGCGACAGTGCGCCGCCGAGGACATACCCGCTGTGAATCGGCCGGATCGTAAAGAGCTCCTGGCCTATCTGAATGGAGAGACGCCAACCTGCGCCAGCATCGACAAGAGTGCCCCGCTGGAGATCCCCACCCAGGTGAAACGAGCTGCGGAAGGTGAACCTTCCAGTGTTGAGGTGGCTGCCAAGAAGGCGCGCTTTGAGGAGACTCAAGTGCAGAAGGTGCGCGAGCAACTGGCCGCCCGATGGGATGTCAACCAGAAGGAGACCGCTGTCAACATGGACAACATCAAGTCGCTGTCCGAGACGATGTCCGTGGAGAAGATTGCGGCCATCAAGGCAAAGCGTTTGGCTAACAAGCGAACGACCATTAAAAGGACGGACAATGACGAGACCATGGGCACTGATTTGCGTGCGATCCTGGACTATGATGTGGACTCCACGAAGGACATTATCAGCAGAGAGCGACAGTGGCGCACGCGAACATCGATTCTGCAAAGCACGGGCAAGATCTTTGCCAAGAACATCTTCGCCATGCTGCAGGGCATCAAGGCGCGCGAGGAGGGACGCAATCGTCCGCAGGTGCCTAATCCCATCAAGATGCCGGAGCCGGCGCGAATAGCCAAGCCACAGCCGCAGCTATCGCAATACAATCGTTACGATCAGGAGCGCTTCAATCGGCAAAAGGAGGAGACCGAGGGCTTTAAGATCGATACGCTCGGAACATACCACGGTATGTCGCTGAAATCCGTGACGGAGGGCTCACTGGCTCAGCGTAAGGCGCAGGCCAACAACTTACCGGGAGCACCGGGCGGAATACCAGGAGCAGCCGCCGTTCGGCCCAAGGAATTGCTTCCTGCGGCTCAAGCCCGACAACTGCCCGCCAACGGCCCATCGAAGCGACCCTCTCGCACCCCCATTATCATCATACCGTCTGCCAACACAAGCCTCATCACCATGCTCAACGTGAAGGATATTCTGCAGGAGCTGCGCTTCATGTCCACCGCGGAGAAAAAGCTGCAAGGCTGCCAGCGCGACAGCGAAGTGCTGTTACAG CGAAAACGCAACAATCAGACTGTGTCTTACCGGGTGATAGACAATCCCATCAAGCTCTCGCAACAGGACTGGCAACGGGTGGTGGCCGTCTTCGTTATGGGACCCCAGTGGCAGTTCAAGGGCTGGCCTTGGGACGGCAATCCCGTCGAGATATTCTCAAAGA TTTGCGCTTTTCATTTGTGCTTTAGCGAGTTGAAATTGGACTCGAACGTGGAGCGCTGGTCTGTAACGCTGCTGCGACTCTCGCAAAACAAGCGGCATCTGGATCGGGCTGTGCTCAGCAAATTTTGGGAAACTTTGGACAA ATATATGGCCAAGTACAAGCCCGATCTGCGGTTCTAA